The following are encoded together in the Longimicrobiales bacterium genome:
- a CDS encoding M28 family metallopeptidase, whose translation MRRPVLLAAGALAFLAVPATAQQDAVAALRPAADRLIDAALADTAAWERLTHFVDRFGSRFSGSASLEAAHDWILAEMEQDGLENVRGEPVMVPHWVRGEESAALIEPRQQELPMLGLGGSVATPPEGITAEVLVVSSFDELEQRAADARGRIVLFDAPFTTYGETVRYRSQGAIAAARVGAVASLIRSVTPFSMKTPHTGGMAYSDDVPRIPHAAITVEDAMLLHRLQDQGERVVVTLRMSAQTLPDAESKNVIAELRGREFPDEIVVLGGHTDSWDVGQGAMDDAGGVVAAWEAVRLMKELGLRPRRTVRVVGWTNEENGLRGGNAYRDAHRDELDNHVLAIESDAGVFKPLGYGFTGSDEAFAIVSAIGSLLERIDAGEITRGGGGADIGPIMRLGVPGMGLDVEGSRYFWYHHTDADTIDKLDMREFLECVASLAVMAYAVAELPEPLPRAPQE comes from the coding sequence ATGCGACGTCCTGTCCTTCTTGCTGCCGGCGCACTCGCGTTCCTGGCTGTGCCCGCCACTGCACAACAGGATGCGGTCGCCGCACTCCGGCCGGCAGCCGATCGGCTCATCGATGCCGCACTGGCCGACACCGCGGCATGGGAGCGGCTGACGCACTTCGTCGACCGCTTCGGCAGCCGGTTCAGCGGCAGCGCCTCGCTCGAGGCCGCCCATGACTGGATCCTCGCGGAGATGGAGCAGGACGGACTCGAGAACGTACGCGGCGAGCCGGTCATGGTGCCGCACTGGGTTCGGGGCGAAGAATCGGCAGCGCTGATCGAGCCGCGGCAGCAGGAGCTGCCGATGCTGGGGCTCGGCGGCAGTGTTGCGACGCCACCCGAGGGGATCACCGCCGAAGTGCTGGTCGTGAGCAGCTTCGACGAGCTGGAGCAGCGCGCTGCCGACGCACGCGGCAGGATCGTCCTGTTCGACGCCCCGTTCACGACGTACGGCGAAACGGTACGCTACCGCTCGCAGGGTGCGATCGCCGCGGCGCGCGTGGGCGCGGTCGCGTCGCTGATCCGGTCCGTCACGCCATTCTCGATGAAGACGCCGCACACGGGCGGCATGGCATACAGCGACGACGTACCGCGCATCCCGCACGCGGCCATCACGGTCGAGGACGCGATGCTGCTGCACCGGCTGCAGGACCAGGGTGAGCGCGTGGTCGTGACACTCAGGATGAGCGCGCAGACGCTGCCGGACGCGGAGTCGAAGAACGTGATTGCCGAGCTGCGCGGTCGCGAGTTCCCGGACGAGATCGTCGTGCTCGGCGGACATACGGACTCGTGGGATGTCGGGCAGGGCGCAATGGATGATGCGGGCGGCGTCGTGGCCGCATGGGAAGCGGTGCGCCTCATGAAGGAGCTGGGGCTGCGTCCCCGTCGCACGGTGCGCGTGGTCGGCTGGACCAACGAGGAGAACGGGCTGCGCGGCGGAAACGCATACCGCGACGCGCACCGCGACGAGCTCGACAACCACGTGCTCGCGATCGAGTCCGACGCTGGCGTGTTCAAGCCGCTCGGGTACGGCTTCACGGGCAGCGACGAGGCGTTCGCGATCGTATCCGCGATCGGGTCGCTGCTGGAACGCATCGACGCGGGCGAGATCACGCGCGGCGGCGGCGGCGCCGACATCGGTCCGATCATGCGGCTCGGCGTGCCCGGCATGGGACTCGACGTCGAAGGCAGCCGCTATTTCTGGTACCACCACACCGATGCCGACACCATCGACAAGCTCGACATGCGCGAGTTCCTGGAGTGCGTCGCGTCGCTCGCGGTGATGGCGTACGCCGTGGCCGAGCTGCCGGAGCCGCTGCCGCGGGCACCGCAGGAATGA
- a CDS encoding NADP-dependent malic enzyme: MKIQEREILEYHEGQRPGKLEVIASKPCMTQRDLSLAYTPGVALPCRLIEKDPDAAFRYTGRGNLVAVVTNGTAVLGLGDIGALAGKPVMEGKGVLFKRFADVNVFDIELATKDPDEIIRAVKLMEPTFGGINLEDIRAPECFYIEEQLQRQMDIPVFHDDQHGTAIISSAALLNALEIAGKSIDRVKVVFAGAGAAGIACANMMVALGVDPANVLMTDSKGVLYEGRGDAMNEYKQRYVRRTDARTLEDALREADVFVGVSQANTVTGEMIRSMADTPIVMAMANPDPEITYEEAVAARRDVIMATGRSDYPNQVNNVLGFPFIFRGALDVRARAINMEMKIAAARALADLAKEDVPDSVADAYGGERFSFGPEYIIPKPFDDRVLTHVAPAVARAAVETGVARQPIEDWDEYVEALQRRIKGTSHKVVRNLISQARRSSTRRIVFPEATEEKILRACQVIVEEEIAEPVLIGEPDAIRERAQALGLELRGATIVDVRDEELCRRYGQRLYELRQRHGVTPRQAPLLLSDPVYFGIMMLERGDADGLVAGLHRSYPDTIRPALQIIRLKEGVRRVAGMYCVIVGDRVLFFADATVNIEPSSEELAEIAISAAAIARNHFDVEPRVAMLSFSNFGSVHHEFAQRMRDAAQIARSWMPDLVVDGEMAPDTALMPEIAQTNFPHSRIKGDANVLIFPNVQSGNISLKLVQRLAGADVIGPILMGLNRPVNVLNYYSTVNEIVNITALTAATASVPVRRAAAAKRRAVEV; encoded by the coding sequence ATGAAGATCCAGGAGCGCGAAATACTCGAGTATCACGAGGGTCAGCGGCCGGGCAAGCTGGAGGTCATCGCCTCCAAGCCCTGCATGACGCAGCGTGATCTCTCCCTCGCCTACACGCCCGGCGTGGCGCTTCCCTGCCGCCTCATCGAGAAGGATCCGGACGCGGCCTTCCGCTATACCGGCCGCGGCAACCTGGTCGCTGTCGTGACCAACGGCACTGCGGTGCTCGGGCTGGGCGACATCGGCGCGCTGGCCGGCAAGCCGGTGATGGAGGGCAAGGGTGTGCTCTTCAAGCGATTCGCGGATGTGAACGTGTTCGACATCGAGCTGGCGACGAAGGACCCGGACGAGATCATCCGTGCCGTCAAGCTCATGGAGCCCACGTTCGGCGGCATCAACCTGGAGGACATCCGCGCCCCGGAATGTTTCTACATCGAGGAGCAGCTCCAGAGGCAGATGGACATCCCGGTCTTCCACGACGACCAGCACGGCACGGCGATCATCTCGAGTGCGGCGCTGCTGAACGCGCTCGAGATCGCCGGCAAGTCGATCGACAGGGTGAAGGTGGTGTTCGCGGGTGCGGGCGCCGCGGGCATCGCCTGCGCGAACATGATGGTCGCGCTCGGTGTCGACCCGGCCAACGTGCTCATGACGGACAGCAAGGGCGTGCTGTACGAGGGTCGCGGCGACGCGATGAACGAGTACAAGCAGAGGTACGTGCGCAGGACCGACGCGCGCACACTGGAGGACGCGCTGAGGGAAGCTGACGTGTTCGTCGGCGTGTCTCAGGCGAACACGGTGACGGGCGAGATGATCCGTTCGATGGCGGACACGCCGATCGTCATGGCAATGGCGAACCCGGACCCGGAGATCACGTACGAGGAGGCGGTCGCCGCGCGTCGCGACGTGATCATGGCCACGGGTCGCTCGGACTACCCGAACCAGGTCAACAACGTGCTCGGCTTCCCGTTCATCTTCCGTGGTGCGCTGGACGTGCGGGCGCGTGCGATCAACATGGAGATGAAGATCGCCGCGGCGCGCGCGCTTGCGGACCTGGCGAAGGAGGACGTGCCTGATTCGGTCGCGGATGCATACGGCGGAGAGCGCTTCTCATTCGGGCCCGAGTACATCATCCCGAAGCCGTTCGACGATCGCGTACTCACCCATGTTGCGCCGGCGGTCGCACGCGCTGCGGTGGAAACCGGTGTTGCGCGGCAGCCGATCGAGGACTGGGACGAGTACGTGGAGGCGCTGCAGCGCAGGATCAAGGGGACGTCGCACAAGGTGGTGCGCAACCTGATCAGCCAGGCACGACGTTCCTCGACGCGACGCATCGTCTTCCCGGAAGCAACGGAAGAGAAGATCCTGCGCGCGTGCCAGGTCATCGTGGAGGAGGAGATCGCAGAGCCGGTGCTGATCGGTGAGCCGGATGCGATCCGTGAACGCGCGCAGGCGCTCGGCCTCGAGCTGCGTGGCGCGACCATCGTCGACGTACGCGACGAGGAGCTGTGCCGCCGCTACGGCCAGCGCCTCTACGAGCTGCGGCAGCGTCACGGCGTCACGCCGAGACAGGCGCCACTGCTGCTGTCCGACCCGGTCTATTTCGGGATCATGATGCTGGAGCGAGGGGATGCGGACGGGCTGGTCGCAGGGCTGCATCGCTCCTATCCGGACACGATCCGGCCCGCACTGCAGATCATCCGGCTGAAGGAGGGCGTGCGCCGGGTCGCCGGCATGTACTGCGTCATCGTGGGCGACCGTGTGCTCTTCTTCGCGGATGCGACGGTCAACATAGAGCCGTCATCGGAGGAGCTCGCGGAGATCGCGATCAGTGCGGCAGCGATCGCGCGCAACCACTTCGACGTCGAGCCGCGCGTCGCAATGCTGTCGTTCAGCAATTTCGGCTCCGTGCATCACGAGTTTGCGCAGCGCATGCGGGACGCGGCACAGATCGCACGGAGCTGGATGCCGGACCTGGTCGTCGACGGCGAGATGGCGCCGGACACCGCGCTCATGCCGGAGATCGCGCAGACCAACTTCCCGCACTCGCGCATCAAGGGCGATGCAAACGTGCTGATCTTCCCGAACGTGCAATCGGGCAACATCTCGCTGAAGCTCGTGCAGCGGCTGGCTGGTGCTGACGTGATCGGGCCGATCCTGATGGGACTGAACCGCCCCGTGAACGTGCTGAACTACTACTCGACGGTGAACGAGATCGTGAACATCACGGCACTGACGGCAGCAACGGCGTCGGTTCCCGTGCGACGCGCGGCGGCCGCGAAGCGCCGGGCGGTCGAAGTGTAG
- a CDS encoding OmpA family protein, with protein MLRTSAGTVLTLAVMVPFAAGCSSLSQTQKGAIIGAAGGGAVGAVVGNATGSTARGAIIGAAVGGAAGAIIGRQMEKQAEELAADLDNATVEQVGEGVLVTFDSGLLFDFDSDVVKGAAADNLTTLANSLKKYPESELLIVGHTDSRGTDTYNMGLSDRRAASARAYLTSLGVDGSRIRTAGRGEAEPVASNETDAGRALNRRVEVAIFASEEYRERLLRQNPGS; from the coding sequence ATGCTTCGGACGAGCGCCGGAACGGTGCTGACGCTGGCAGTGATGGTCCCCTTCGCGGCGGGCTGCAGCAGCCTGTCTCAGACCCAGAAGGGTGCAATCATTGGCGCGGCGGGTGGTGGTGCGGTTGGCGCGGTGGTCGGCAATGCGACCGGATCGACGGCGCGCGGCGCGATTATCGGCGCGGCAGTCGGTGGCGCGGCCGGTGCCATCATCGGCCGGCAGATGGAAAAGCAGGCCGAGGAGCTGGCCGCTGATCTCGACAACGCCACGGTCGAGCAGGTCGGCGAGGGCGTGCTCGTCACATTCGATTCGGGGCTGCTCTTCGACTTCGACTCGGACGTGGTCAAGGGTGCGGCTGCGGACAACCTCACCACCCTGGCAAACAGCCTCAAGAAGTATCCGGAGTCCGAGCTGCTGATCGTCGGTCACACGGATTCGCGCGGGACGGACACGTACAACATGGGCCTGTCGGACCGGCGCGCCGCGTCGGCCCGCGCGTACCTGACGAGCCTGGGCGTCGACGGCTCGCGTATCCGCACTGCCGGCCGCGGCGAGGCCGAGCCGGTCGCGTCCAATGAGACCGACGCCGGACGCGCGCTCAACCGCCGCGTCGAGGTCGCGATCTTCGCGAGCGAGGAGTACCGCGAGCGACTGCTGCGGCAGAACCCGGGTAGCTGA
- a CDS encoding DUF4105 domain-containing protein gives MMKWMFAGTAAVLIAAVAPAAAQVRDTGEAAEAGVPAPDSTPADDPRARLDAWGSLRVYLLTMGPGDAVWERFGHNAILLRDSTRGIDVAYNYGMFSFDQPGFVGRLLQGRMLYWMAPLDGTRMLREYELRNREVVAQELALTPGQKYEMARFLEWNAQPANAEYLYDPFRDNCSTRVRDALNRVLGGQLRRQLEADTTGETFRSHSLRLLAHDPAPHAGLMLALGQPTDVPLTEWEAAFIPMELRDAVSRIEIERVDGSTGPLVLAQETWHQAMREPEPTAPPERLGIFLGIGVLFAVLFLGLGHVAGRSTAARIALAALAFLWTFAVGVLGTIIGSLWAFTDHTTTFANENLFAVNPLWLVVAVLLLPALLARRARQPAAIAAGVGALLAVIGVIAQVLPGLFQQNGEILAATVPAEIALAVVLLLWERERQARPIVAASSHF, from the coding sequence ATGATGAAGTGGATGTTCGCAGGCACGGCGGCGGTGCTCATTGCGGCCGTCGCGCCCGCTGCGGCGCAGGTGCGCGATACCGGCGAGGCCGCGGAGGCCGGCGTGCCCGCACCGGACAGCACACCTGCCGATGATCCGCGCGCACGGCTGGACGCCTGGGGCTCGCTGCGCGTCTACCTGCTCACAATGGGACCCGGCGACGCGGTATGGGAGCGGTTCGGCCACAACGCGATCCTGCTGCGCGACAGCACGCGCGGCATCGACGTCGCGTACAACTACGGCATGTTCTCCTTCGATCAACCCGGCTTCGTCGGAAGGTTGCTGCAGGGGCGCATGCTCTACTGGATGGCGCCGCTCGACGGGACCCGGATGCTGCGCGAGTACGAGCTGCGCAACCGCGAGGTCGTCGCGCAGGAGCTCGCACTCACACCCGGCCAGAAGTACGAGATGGCGCGCTTCCTCGAGTGGAACGCACAGCCCGCAAACGCCGAGTATCTCTACGACCCGTTCCGCGACAACTGCTCCACCCGCGTGCGCGACGCCCTGAACCGCGTGCTCGGCGGCCAGCTCCGCCGGCAGCTCGAGGCGGACACGACAGGCGAAACGTTTCGCTCCCATTCGCTGCGCCTGCTCGCACACGACCCCGCGCCTCATGCCGGCCTGATGCTCGCGCTCGGCCAGCCGACCGACGTGCCGCTCACCGAGTGGGAAGCCGCATTCATCCCGATGGAGCTGCGCGATGCGGTCAGCCGCATCGAGATCGAGCGCGTCGACGGCTCGACCGGCCCGCTCGTGCTGGCGCAGGAAACCTGGCACCAGGCCATGCGCGAGCCCGAGCCTACGGCGCCACCCGAGCGACTGGGCATCTTCCTGGGCATCGGCGTCCTGTTCGCCGTTCTGTTCCTGGGACTCGGCCATGTCGCGGGGCGCAGTACAGCCGCCCGGATCGCCCTCGCCGCCCTCGCCTTCCTCTGGACATTCGCCGTCGGGGTGCTGGGCACGATCATCGGCTCACTCTGGGCATTCACCGACCACACCACGACGTTCGCCAACGAGAACCTGTTCGCCGTCAACCCGCTCTGGCTGGTCGTGGCCGTGCTCCTGCTGCCCGCGCTCCTCGCACGCCGCGCGCGCCAACCCGCGGCCATTGCAGCAGGCGTCGGTGCGCTGCTCGCGGTCATCGGCGTCATCGCACAGGTGCTGCCGGGGCTGTTCCAGCAGAACGGAGAAATCCTGGCCGCTACCGTGCCGGCCGAAATCGCGCTGGCCGTGGTGCTGCTGCTGTGGGAGCGTGAGCGGCAGGCTCGTCCGATTGTTGCTGCGTCTTCGCATTTTTGA
- a CDS encoding FtsX-like permease family protein gives MMASFAVRHALREARSGMRRFGMYTAAITLGVAALVAINAYRANIVDAVRTDAQRLLGGDVRLQSDSPFPDSAGALLDSLTQSGARVAHVTATLSMGTIRPLSAPDSGGARLVQLRAIDSAYPFYDEWRTTPPAAWPPHAEHREALVEPSLLLQADAQIGDSVQLGRTRFRIAGTVDNLPGELGFRGAAGPRVYIARAHLEETGLVTLGSITRHQAFVQLDRPADAQRFVDRYHDRLRGMQISFETAEQQGEELAEAVSTLSRFLGLVGLTALLLGGLGVGSAVNVFVREKRAVIATLRCLGTTQAQAFTAYLLQAALLGLAGATAGVVLGTLVQAVLPHLLQGALPFDVDFRVRLVPILSGLAVGLLVAVLFALLPLLEIRGITPLQAIRQEVEPVRRRLDPLRAGAWLLLAAGVTALAIWQAGDWRPGIAYAAAIATAILLLLVCASVLVRVTRRWFPERASFVVRQGIASLFRPHNQTTAVTVALGFGVFIISAMLLVQHNLVKRFDVRALGSQPNLVGFGIQAGQRDSIAATLSAAGAGARIEPIVTARIAAINGVPVDSLLNSARARDIEPWALRREYRNTYRDTLTATETLVAGEWFDQQERGVRGASLDVPARVSIEEGVAGSLDVGIGDRITWDVQGREVESVITSVRQVDWARLETNYFVVFEPGSLERAPQSFVLLARLPGDTARADMQRVLARAFPNVTTIDLAAVQQTFERIVFRATLGIRFMGLFTVIGGVLVLAGAIAASRYQRLRETVLLRTLGAQRGQIRAILLTEYAALGALAALAGGVLGTGAAWALVRFVFEFDFAVPLLPLALLIGGTVLLAVLVGAAGSRPIVRNTPLEVLRGLS, from the coding sequence ATGATGGCGTCGTTTGCCGTGCGGCACGCCCTGCGCGAGGCCCGCTCCGGCATGCGACGCTTCGGCATGTACACCGCCGCCATCACGCTCGGGGTCGCCGCGCTCGTTGCTATCAACGCATATCGTGCGAACATCGTGGACGCAGTGCGCACGGATGCACAGCGACTCCTGGGCGGCGACGTTCGGCTGCAATCGGACAGCCCGTTCCCTGACAGCGCCGGTGCGCTGCTCGACTCGCTGACGCAGTCCGGGGCGCGCGTGGCACACGTCACCGCGACGCTGTCGATGGGCACGATTCGCCCCCTGTCCGCACCCGACAGCGGTGGCGCGCGACTCGTCCAGCTGCGCGCAATCGACAGTGCCTACCCGTTCTACGACGAGTGGCGCACCACCCCGCCGGCCGCATGGCCACCACACGCCGAACACAGGGAGGCGCTCGTCGAGCCCTCCCTGCTGCTGCAGGCCGACGCGCAGATCGGCGACAGCGTACAGCTCGGACGCACGCGCTTCCGTATTGCCGGAACGGTCGACAACCTGCCCGGCGAGCTCGGCTTTCGCGGAGCGGCCGGACCGCGGGTCTACATCGCGCGCGCGCATCTCGAGGAAACAGGCCTGGTCACGCTGGGCAGCATTACGAGGCACCAGGCGTTCGTGCAGCTCGACAGGCCGGCAGACGCGCAGCGCTTCGTCGATCGCTACCACGATCGGCTGCGTGGGATGCAGATCAGCTTCGAGACGGCGGAGCAGCAGGGAGAAGAGCTTGCCGAAGCGGTGAGCACACTGTCTCGCTTCCTCGGACTCGTCGGACTCACCGCCCTGCTGCTCGGCGGACTGGGCGTCGGCAGCGCCGTGAACGTGTTCGTGCGCGAGAAGCGGGCAGTCATCGCGACGCTCCGCTGCCTCGGCACCACCCAGGCGCAGGCCTTCACGGCCTACCTGCTGCAGGCCGCCCTTCTCGGCCTCGCGGGCGCAACGGCCGGTGTGGTGCTCGGCACCCTGGTACAGGCAGTGCTTCCGCACCTGCTGCAGGGAGCGCTGCCGTTCGACGTCGATTTTCGCGTGCGACTCGTGCCGATTCTGTCCGGCCTCGCCGTCGGTCTGCTCGTCGCCGTGCTCTTCGCGCTGCTGCCGCTGCTGGAGATCCGCGGCATCACACCGCTGCAGGCGATCCGCCAGGAGGTAGAGCCGGTGCGTCGCCGCCTCGACCCCCTGCGTGCGGGTGCGTGGCTGCTGCTCGCTGCTGGCGTGACCGCACTCGCAATCTGGCAGGCCGGCGACTGGCGACCCGGCATCGCGTACGCCGCGGCGATCGCAACGGCGATCCTGCTGCTGCTGGTGTGCGCGTCCGTGCTCGTCAGGGTGACACGCCGATGGTTCCCGGAACGTGCGAGCTTCGTGGTCCGACAGGGCATCGCCAGCCTCTTCCGCCCGCACAATCAGACGACGGCCGTGACGGTCGCGCTCGGCTTCGGCGTCTTCATCATCAGTGCAATGCTCCTGGTGCAGCACAACCTGGTCAAGCGGTTCGACGTCCGTGCACTCGGAAGCCAGCCCAACCTGGTCGGCTTCGGCATCCAGGCGGGCCAGCGTGACTCCATCGCAGCCACGCTCAGTGCAGCGGGTGCGGGCGCGCGCATCGAGCCGATCGTGACCGCGCGCATCGCAGCCATCAACGGTGTGCCCGTCGACAGCCTGCTGAACAGCGCACGCGCCCGCGACATCGAGCCCTGGGCCCTCCGCCGTGAGTATCGCAACACGTACCGCGATACGCTCACCGCCACAGAGACGCTGGTCGCAGGCGAGTGGTTCGACCAGCAGGAGAGGGGCGTCCGGGGAGCTTCCCTTGACGTGCCCGCCCGGGTTTCGATCGAGGAAGGCGTTGCCGGTTCACTCGATGTGGGGATCGGCGATCGCATCACGTGGGACGTGCAGGGACGCGAAGTCGAGAGCGTGATCACCAGCGTTCGCCAGGTCGACTGGGCACGCCTCGAGACGAACTACTTCGTCGTTTTCGAGCCCGGCTCGCTCGAGCGCGCGCCCCAGAGCTTCGTGCTGCTCGCCCGCCTGCCCGGCGACACGGCGCGCGCCGACATGCAGCGCGTCCTCGCACGCGCCTTTCCGAACGTCACCACGATCGACCTCGCCGCCGTGCAGCAGACGTTCGAACGCATCGTCTTTCGCGCGACGCTCGGCATCCGCTTCATGGGCCTCTTCACTGTGATCGGCGGTGTCCTCGTCCTCGCCGGCGCCATCGCGGCATCACGCTACCAGCGACTCCGCGAGACCGTGCTGCTGCGCACGCTTGGAGCGCAGCGCGGACAGATACGCGCCATTCTGCTCACCGAGTACGCTGCTCTCGGGGCTCTTGCCGCCCTGGCCGGCGGGGTGCTCGGCACGGGAGCAGCATGGGCACTCGTCCGCTTCGTCTTCGAGTTCGATTTCGCGGTGCCGCTGCTGCCGCTGGCGCTGCTGATCGGCGGGACCGTGCTGCTCGCGGTGCTGGTGGGTGCCGCCGGAAGCCGCCCGATCGTGCGGAATACGCCGCTGGAGGTACTGCGCGGACTGAGCTGA
- a CDS encoding dienelactone hydrolase family protein, translated as MPVRDRLIGPLVLLLACGCASTTPTAAQDPLPPDAESALDRLNSSPRHAEWSVVRTSENDSVRAWVVYPETSEPAPVVLVVHEIYGLTNWVRAVADQLAADGFIAIAPDLLTMKSVPVDSNGEPDRQQATQQIRTLDAADVHRQLSAVAEWGMALPAATDRYGIVGYCWGGSTSFRHAVESDEVDAAVVYYGSSPDTTLLGRIEAPVLGLYGGNDERVNATIPAAQRTMEALGKTYDVHVFDGAGHGFLRQQSGQEGANAEATRQAWPLTIQFFREHLHEQGGAVRR; from the coding sequence ATGCCTGTCCGCGATCGTCTCATTGGCCCGCTTGTCCTGCTGCTTGCCTGCGGCTGCGCGAGCACGACGCCCACCGCCGCACAGGATCCGCTGCCTCCGGATGCGGAGTCGGCGCTGGACCGGCTGAACAGCTCGCCGCGACACGCGGAGTGGAGCGTCGTACGGACCAGTGAGAACGACTCGGTGCGTGCCTGGGTCGTCTACCCGGAGACGTCGGAGCCGGCTCCGGTCGTCCTGGTCGTGCACGAGATCTATGGTTTGACGAACTGGGTGCGTGCGGTTGCCGACCAGCTGGCCGCCGACGGCTTCATCGCGATCGCGCCCGACCTGCTCACGATGAAGAGCGTGCCGGTGGACAGCAACGGCGAGCCGGACCGGCAGCAGGCGACTCAGCAGATCCGCACGCTGGATGCGGCCGACGTCCACCGGCAGCTCTCGGCAGTCGCAGAGTGGGGCATGGCACTGCCGGCGGCGACCGACCGCTACGGCATCGTCGGCTACTGCTGGGGCGGCTCGACGTCGTTCCGGCATGCCGTCGAGTCGGACGAGGTCGATGCGGCGGTCGTGTATTACGGCTCGTCGCCGGACACGACACTCCTGGGCCGGATCGAGGCTCCCGTGCTCGGGCTGTATGGCGGCAATGATGAGCGCGTGAACGCGACGATCCCCGCGGCGCAGCGGACGATGGAGGCGCTGGGGAAGACCTACGACGTGCACGTCTTCGATGGTGCCGGGCACGGTTTCCTGCGTCAGCAGAGCGGCCAGGAGGGCGCCAACGCGGAGGCGACGCGGCAGGCCTGGCCGCTGACGATCCAGTTCTTCCGCGAGCATCTGCACGAACAGGGGGGAGCCGTGCGGCGGTAG
- a CDS encoding c-type cytochrome gives MKYTATWEWMLAGVAVLFAATLACSQYAPDTVAAAHAPADMIMPGGVAMAAPVAVQDPQQGQKIFTGKGNCYTCHGVNAKGTPLAPDLTDAEWLNTDGSLAGIESIIKAGVAKPKKHPAPMPPMGGARLSADEVRAVAAYVHNLSQK, from the coding sequence ATGAAGTACACAGCGACATGGGAATGGATGCTGGCCGGCGTCGCCGTTCTGTTTGCGGCGACGCTTGCCTGCTCGCAGTACGCTCCCGACACCGTGGCCGCGGCGCATGCACCGGCTGACATGATCATGCCCGGCGGTGTGGCCATGGCCGCGCCCGTGGCGGTGCAGGATCCGCAGCAGGGGCAGAAGATCTTCACCGGCAAAGGGAACTGCTACACCTGCCACGGCGTGAACGCGAAGGGGACGCCGCTCGCGCCGGATCTCACCGACGCCGAGTGGCTGAACACGGACGGCTCGCTGGCCGGCATCGAGTCGATCATCAAGGCGGGCGTCGCGAAGCCGAAGAAGCACCCGGCTCCGATGCCCCCCATGGGCGGGGCAAGACTTTCGGCAGACGAGGTCCGGGCCGTCGCCGCGTACGTGCACAATCTGTCACAGAAGTAG
- a CDS encoding dipeptidase: MKPILALSLLLSAACASAQQPPQAADPHMQTALRVLSQTPLFDGHNDLPWAIRNNRRAPFDVAAYDLRGRTPGHTDIERLRTGRVGAQFWSVYIPFRAVEEGAAKVQLEQIDIAQQVFQRYPDVFEETLTPQEVMPAFRSGRIASVMGMEGGHAIENSLGALRSFFDLGARYMTLTHSNNIDWADSCCEPPQHGGLTEFGKEVVREMNRLGMLVDLSHTSPETMNDVLDVAVAPVIFSHSSARGVTDHPRNVPDDVLRRLPQNGGVVMVTFVPSFINTENMRWSNLPPEQRRTTPEPETTIADVIRHIEHVRDVAGIDHVGIGADYDGIDSAPVGLEDVSTYPSLFAELARRGWSEADLRKLAGENVLRAWTQAAAVAERLQSERGPSVSTIEELDGR; encoded by the coding sequence ATGAAGCCCATCCTGGCCCTGAGCCTGCTCCTCTCCGCCGCCTGCGCGTCGGCACAGCAGCCGCCACAGGCAGCAGACCCGCACATGCAGACGGCACTGCGCGTGCTGTCACAGACCCCGCTGTTCGACGGCCACAACGACCTGCCCTGGGCGATCCGCAACAATCGGCGGGCACCCTTCGACGTCGCCGCCTACGACCTGCGCGGCAGGACCCCGGGGCATACGGACATCGAGCGGCTGCGCACGGGGCGTGTCGGCGCGCAGTTCTGGTCGGTCTACATCCCCTTCCGTGCGGTCGAGGAGGGCGCCGCCAAGGTTCAGCTCGAGCAGATCGACATCGCCCAGCAGGTCTTCCAGCGCTACCCGGACGTCTTCGAGGAGACACTGACGCCGCAGGAGGTGATGCCGGCGTTCCGCAGCGGCAGGATCGCGTCCGTCATGGGCATGGAGGGCGGTCACGCGATCGAGAACTCGCTGGGCGCACTCCGCTCGTTCTTCGACCTGGGCGCGCGCTACATGACGCTCACCCACTCCAACAACATCGACTGGGCCGACTCCTGCTGCGAACCGCCGCAGCACGGCGGACTGACCGAGTTCGGCAAGGAAGTCGTCCGCGAGATGAACCGGCTCGGCATGCTGGTCGACCTTTCGCACACCTCGCCGGAGACGATGAACGACGTGCTCGACGTCGCCGTTGCGCCCGTCATCTTCTCGCACTCCTCCGCACGCGGCGTGACAGATCACCCGCGCAACGTACCCGACGACGTGCTGCGCCGGCTGCCGCAGAACGGGGGCGTGGTCATGGTCACCTTCGTGCCCAGCTTCATCAACACCGAGAACATGCGCTGGTCCAACCTGCCACCGGAGCAGCGCCGCACGACGCCCGAGCCGGAAACGACCATCGCCGATGTCATCCGGCACATCGAGCACGTGCGCGACGTCGCCGGCATCGATCATGTCGGCATCGGCGCGGACTACGACGGCATCGATTCCGCTCCCGTCGGGCTGGAGGACGTCTCGACCTACCCGAGCCTGTTCGCGGAGCTGGCGCGGCGCGGCTGGTCCGAGGCGGACCTGCGCAAGCTCGCGGGCGAGAACGTGCTGCGCGCCTGGACGCAGGCTGCTGCCGTGGCCGAACGCCTGCAGAGCGAGCGCGGTCCCTCCGTCAGCACGATCGAGGAGCTGGACGGCCGCTGA